A section of the Methanosarcina mazei S-6 genome encodes:
- a CDS encoding TrmB family transcriptional regulator gives MQTELTGKLQKLGFTENEAKIYIGLLRQGEATAREIHEFTHVPRTKIYSTLNRVSKKKYIEVIEGTPAYFRSIDPEQLLERLRDEFLFSLNETLEELNSAGYGMKNKCC, from the coding sequence ATGCAAACTGAGCTAACAGGCAAACTTCAGAAACTTGGATTTACCGAAAACGAGGCAAAAATCTATATAGGACTCCTGAGACAGGGAGAGGCAACAGCAAGGGAAATTCACGAATTCACTCACGTTCCGAGAACGAAGATCTATTCTACTCTGAATAGAGTGTCAAAGAAGAAATACATAGAAGTCATAGAAGGTACTCCGGCATATTTCAGAAGCATTGATCCGGAACAGCTGTTAGAAAGGTTAAGAGACGAATTCCTTTTCTCACTTAATGAAACACTAGAGGAACTTAATTCTGCAGGTTACGGGATGAAGAATAAATGCTGTTAA
- a CDS encoding TrpB-like pyridoxal phosphate-dependent enzyme produces MEQTKIILDENEMPKRWYNVLSDLPSPIDPPLDPRTWQPINPEALEPIFAKELIRQEMSSDRYIDIPAEILDVYRLWRPSPLFRAHQLEKDLKTPAKIYYKYEGVSPAGSHKTNTSIAQAYYNMKEGTERLTTETGAGQWGSALSLACNYFDLECKVYMVRSSYYQKPYRKSLMTLWGGNVVPSPSPDTEFGRKILKEQPDTPGSLGIAISEAVEDAIAHDNTKYTLGSVLNHVVLHQTVIGAECKKQLEQVEEYPDVVIGCCGGGSNLGGIGLEFIKDRLEGKHNARVVAVEPSACPSLTKGEYRYDFGDTAEMTPLLKMYTLGHKHIPPAIHAGGLRYHGDSPIISKLCAEGLMEAVSYGQKEVFDAAVQFARTEGIVPAPESSHAIRCAIDEALEAKQKGEEKVILFNLSGHGHFDMASYDKYFSGELE; encoded by the coding sequence ATGGAGCAGACAAAAATTATTCTTGACGAAAATGAAATGCCGAAGAGATGGTACAATGTCCTTTCAGACCTGCCGTCTCCAATAGACCCGCCTCTGGACCCAAGAACCTGGCAGCCTATAAACCCTGAGGCTCTTGAGCCTATTTTTGCAAAGGAACTGATCAGGCAGGAAATGAGCAGTGACAGGTACATCGATATCCCTGCAGAAATACTCGATGTTTACAGGCTCTGGAGGCCAAGCCCCCTCTTCAGGGCTCACCAGCTTGAAAAGGACCTCAAGACCCCTGCAAAAATATATTATAAGTATGAAGGAGTCAGCCCCGCAGGCAGCCACAAGACAAATACCTCCATTGCCCAGGCCTACTACAATATGAAAGAAGGCACGGAAAGGCTCACAACCGAGACCGGAGCAGGACAGTGGGGAAGTGCACTTTCTCTTGCCTGCAACTACTTTGACCTCGAATGCAAGGTCTATATGGTTCGTTCAAGTTATTACCAGAAACCTTACAGAAAATCCCTTATGACCCTCTGGGGAGGAAATGTCGTACCTTCCCCGAGTCCTGATACGGAGTTTGGAAGAAAAATCCTGAAGGAGCAGCCTGACACGCCCGGGAGCCTCGGGATTGCAATCAGTGAGGCTGTAGAGGACGCAATAGCCCATGATAATACAAAATACACGCTTGGAAGCGTGCTGAACCATGTTGTGCTCCATCAGACCGTGATAGGAGCTGAATGTAAAAAACAGCTTGAACAGGTCGAAGAGTATCCTGATGTGGTTATAGGGTGCTGCGGAGGAGGGAGCAACCTCGGAGGGATCGGACTCGAATTCATAAAAGACAGGCTTGAAGGAAAGCACAATGCAAGAGTGGTCGCAGTCGAGCCTTCAGCATGTCCTTCCCTGACAAAAGGAGAATACAGATATGACTTCGGAGACACTGCCGAGATGACGCCTCTTCTCAAGATGTACACTCTCGGACACAAGCACATACCACCTGCCATCCATGCAGGAGGACTCCGTTATCACGGCGACTCTCCCATTATAAGCAAACTCTGTGCCGAAGGGCTCATGGAAGCGGTTTCTTATGGCCAGAAAGAGGTCTTCGATGCCGCTGTCCAGTTTGCCAGGACGGAAGGAATAGTGCCTGCACCTGAATCTTCCCATGCAATACGCTGTGCGATTGATGAAGCCCTTGAAGCTAAGCAGAAAGGAGAAGAAAAGGTAATTCTCTTCAACCTTAGCGGGCACGGGCACTTTGACATGGCTTCCTACGACAAATATTTCAGCGGAGAACTTGAGTGA
- a CDS encoding secondary thiamine-phosphate synthase enzyme YjbQ, with protein MNLNIETSRRIELIDITSEVKEEVRISGVREGVCIISTRHTTAGIIVNENENGLREDILNMLERLVPQGAGYRHDRIDNNADSHLKAILLGSSEALPIVKGELELGTWQSIFFAEMDGPRNRAVNLTILKTE; from the coding sequence TTGAATCTTAATATAGAAACTTCGAGGCGCATAGAGTTGATAGATATCACCTCAGAGGTAAAGGAAGAGGTGAGGATAAGCGGGGTACGGGAAGGTGTATGCATTATCAGCACCAGACATACGACTGCGGGGATAATTGTCAATGAAAATGAAAACGGGCTCCGGGAGGATATCCTGAATATGCTGGAAAGACTTGTACCTCAGGGGGCAGGATACAGGCACGACAGAATAGACAATAACGCTGATTCGCATCTTAAAGCCATATTGCTCGGATCAAGCGAAGCCCTGCCCATTGTAAAGGGCGAACTGGAACTCGGTACCTGGCAGAGCATTTTTTTTGCCGAAATGGACGGGCCAAGGAACAGGGCGGTAAATCTGACGATTTTAAAAACTGAATAA
- a CDS encoding MarR family winged helix-turn-helix transcriptional regulator translates to MKEERIKETVKLQFDMIHLFHKNFARAFHKTGSGSYNLNKNQNKAILIIGAVGEIMPTTLGRCLDLQKGSLTSMIDALEKEELVYRRGDPSDRRKILVSLTEKGEDYRNWLIEELEKNNSEVLSRLTEEEIAAYQEGLKTILDTLKKLDEST, encoded by the coding sequence ATGAAAGAAGAACGAATAAAAGAGACGGTAAAGCTTCAATTTGACATGATTCATCTTTTTCATAAGAATTTTGCCAGAGCTTTTCATAAAACAGGCAGCGGTTCCTATAACCTGAATAAAAATCAGAATAAGGCAATCCTGATTATAGGTGCGGTTGGTGAAATAATGCCCACAACTCTGGGAAGATGCCTTGACCTTCAGAAAGGAAGCCTGACCAGCATGATAGATGCTCTGGAGAAAGAGGAGCTTGTCTACAGGAGAGGAGACCCGTCAGACCGGAGAAAGATCCTGGTTTCTCTTACTGAAAAAGGAGAGGATTACAGGAACTGGCTTATAGAAGAGCTTGAAAAAAATAATTCAGAAGTTTTAAGCAGGTTAACTGAAGAAGAGATTGCAGCTTATCAGGAAGGCCTGAAAACAATTCTGGACACATTAAAAAAGCTGGACGAGAGCACCTGA
- a CDS encoding LSm family protein translates to MANRPLDILNNALDTPVIVRLKGAREFRGELKGYDIHMNLVLDNAEELREGEVVSKFSSVVIRGDNVVYVSP, encoded by the coding sequence ATGGCAAACCGACCTCTGGATATTTTGAACAACGCACTGGACACACCCGTTATCGTAAGATTGAAAGGCGCACGTGAGTTTAGGGGCGAGCTGAAAGGATACGATATTCACATGAATCTCGTGCTTGACAATGCTGAAGAATTAAGAGAAGGAGAAGTAGTAAGTAAATTCAGCAGTGTCGTTATTCGCGGTGACAACGTCGTATACGTATCTCCGTAA
- a CDS encoding DUF1699 family protein has product MKIRVVSSRDEILSLNPNEKVIHLAFRPSNKDIFLLVETCPKLEIVQLPSSYQRTMSKSMEMFLEMQKIQLIEGDVWGHRKDINEYYTVPSSVMNKIRNMKVDGIPNDKIAEKMSKESKLNQKMILYILNKKPLEL; this is encoded by the coding sequence ATGAAAATAAGAGTTGTAAGTTCGAGAGATGAAATTCTCTCCTTAAACCCGAACGAAAAGGTGATTCATCTTGCGTTCAGGCCTTCGAATAAAGATATTTTTCTGCTTGTCGAAACATGTCCCAAACTCGAGATAGTCCAGCTTCCAAGCTCATATCAGCGAACTATGTCAAAATCAATGGAGATGTTTTTAGAGATGCAGAAAATACAGCTGATTGAAGGAGACGTCTGGGGTCACAGAAAAGACATCAATGAATACTACACGGTCCCTTCTTCAGTGATGAATAAGATAAGGAATATGAAAGTCGATGGAATCCCCAATGATAAAATTGCAGAGAAAATGAGCAAAGAAAGCAAACTCAACCAGAAAATGATCCTTTATATCCTGAACAAAAAACCTCTTGAGTTATAA
- the purF gene encoding amidophosphoribosyltransferase, translated as MKEECGVAGIILPDDRPASNAVAFKLYYALYALQHRGQESTGIMVHNGSCPLSIKGMGLVPDVYNKDSLGRLVGNAGVGHVRYSTTGGSKIENCQPFILNFKGGTVAIAHNGNLVNARELKDELENEGRIFISDSDTEVIGHLLVKELIKHEPIESIRTVMRKLVGSYSLVIFINGVIYAVRDPFGFKPLCFGEVDGGYGVFSESVAIDTLNGTLIRDVKPGEVMVFTGSGFESHQLANEPHPAHCVFEFIYFARPDSVIDGKLVYKVRERIGRELAREHHVDADIVSPVPDSGITSAIGYARESGIMYLEGLMKNRYIGRTFILPGQDLRETAVRLKMNAIQDNIKGKRVVLVDDSIVRGTTSRRIIDMVRKAGASEVHARVGSPAIIAPCYLGIDMATRQELIASYKTIKEVEGLISADSLGYLSIDGLMRALECDKNDMCIGCLTGEYPVEIPGEKCRKKQTRLDDFSKAERSSQAVSPDSL; from the coding sequence TTGAAAGAAGAGTGCGGGGTTGCAGGCATAATTTTGCCTGATGACAGACCCGCGTCAAATGCTGTCGCATTCAAGCTTTATTATGCCCTTTATGCCCTTCAGCACAGAGGACAGGAATCGACAGGCATAATGGTGCACAACGGCTCATGTCCGCTTTCCATCAAAGGAATGGGGCTTGTACCTGATGTATATAACAAAGATTCCCTCGGGCGTCTGGTCGGTAATGCAGGAGTCGGGCATGTCCGTTACTCCACAACTGGCGGGTCAAAGATTGAAAACTGTCAGCCTTTTATCCTGAACTTCAAGGGCGGAACAGTTGCCATTGCTCATAATGGGAATCTGGTAAATGCAAGGGAACTGAAGGATGAGCTGGAAAATGAAGGCAGAATTTTTATCAGTGATTCAGATACTGAAGTTATTGGCCATCTGCTTGTAAAAGAACTGATAAAACACGAACCTATCGAGTCTATCAGGACTGTAATGCGCAAGCTTGTTGGCTCTTACTCTCTTGTCATTTTCATTAACGGTGTTATCTACGCCGTAAGGGATCCTTTCGGTTTTAAGCCACTCTGTTTTGGAGAAGTTGACGGCGGATACGGAGTATTTTCCGAGAGCGTAGCCATTGACACCCTGAACGGCACCCTTATAAGGGACGTCAAACCAGGCGAGGTCATGGTCTTTACAGGCTCAGGTTTTGAAAGCCACCAGCTCGCAAATGAACCGCATCCGGCACATTGCGTTTTTGAGTTCATTTACTTTGCAAGGCCAGACTCCGTTATAGACGGCAAGCTTGTCTATAAAGTAAGGGAAAGAATCGGAAGGGAGCTTGCCCGCGAACATCATGTAGACGCAGACATCGTGTCTCCTGTCCCTGACTCCGGAATCACTTCCGCAATCGGCTATGCAAGGGAATCAGGTATAATGTACCTGGAAGGGCTCATGAAGAACCGTTATATCGGGCGCACCTTCATTCTTCCGGGACAGGACCTGCGTGAAACTGCAGTTCGGCTTAAGATGAACGCTATTCAGGACAATATCAAAGGCAAACGTGTTGTCCTGGTAGATGACAGCATTGTCCGCGGGACTACCTCGAGGCGTATCATAGATATGGTCAGGAAGGCAGGCGCGTCAGAAGTCCACGCAAGGGTCGGAAGCCCGGCAATTATTGCCCCCTGCTACCTGGGAATCGATATGGCAACCCGGCAGGAACTTATCGCTTCATACAAGACCATAAAAGAGGTCGAAGGGCTGATAAGTGCTGATTCTCTCGGCTACCTCAGCATCGACGGGCTTATGAGAGCACTTGAGTGCGACAAGAACGACATGTGCATTGGCTGCCTTACAGGAGAATATCCTGTAGAGATCCCGGGCGAGAAATGCAGAAAGAAACAGACCCGTCTGGACGATTTCAGTAAGGCTGAAAGATCCTCTCAGGCAGTATCTCCGGACAGCCTTTAA
- a CDS encoding 50S ribosomal protein L37e, whose protein sequence is MSKGTASMGKRQKRTHAKCRRCGSVSLNVHTKQCTSCGFGKTSRMRTYKWQAKCKY, encoded by the coding sequence ATGAGTAAAGGTACGGCTTCAATGGGAAAAAGGCAGAAGCGCACCCACGCCAAATGCAGGCGCTGCGGCAGCGTTTCGTTAAACGTGCATACAAAACAGTGTACTTCATGCGGCTTTGGAAAGACATCCCGTATGAGAACTTACAAGTGGCAGGCAAAGTGCAAATACTAA
- the hmgA gene encoding hydroxymethylglutaryl-CoA reductase (NADPH), giving the protein MFTEAYELTEEEKLLLQKVLDGDIAFRKIEEFADPLTAVKIRRLAIQEYGKLEFEHIQNFSLDVESVTKRNIENMIGAVQIPLGVAGLLKVNGEYAAGEYYIPLATTEGALVASVNRGCSVITRSGGANVRVFEDEMTRAPVFKFESLERARKFYDWVKSPETFEQMKQAAEKTTRFGKLLSVKPFVTGTYIYLRFSYDTKDAMGMNMVTIATDAVMHLIEDEFGAHPVTLSGNMCTDKKPASISAILGRGKTVVAEVTIPQEIVKETLKCTPESMFEVNYSKNLLGSARAGAMGFNAHAANIIAAVYLACGQDAAHVVEGSTAITSMELTKYEEIHCSVTLPALPVGTVGGGTGLGTQRDCLNILGVAGAGDTPGINSRKFAEIVASAVLAGEISLIGAQAAGHLARAHAQLGRGKF; this is encoded by the coding sequence ATGTTTACGGAAGCTTATGAACTTACTGAGGAAGAGAAACTTCTTTTACAAAAGGTTCTCGATGGAGATATAGCATTTCGCAAGATTGAAGAATTTGCAGACCCGCTGACAGCCGTAAAGATCCGAAGGCTTGCTATTCAGGAGTATGGAAAACTGGAATTTGAGCATATACAGAATTTCTCACTGGACGTGGAAAGCGTAACAAAGAGAAATATCGAAAACATGATAGGCGCAGTCCAGATCCCTCTGGGAGTTGCCGGGCTTCTGAAAGTAAACGGAGAATATGCAGCAGGAGAATACTATATTCCTCTGGCTACAACGGAAGGAGCACTTGTTGCCAGTGTAAATCGCGGCTGCTCGGTAATCACCAGATCAGGAGGAGCAAATGTAAGAGTTTTTGAAGACGAAATGACAAGAGCTCCGGTCTTCAAGTTTGAAAGTCTTGAAAGAGCCAGAAAATTTTATGATTGGGTGAAGAGCCCGGAAACTTTCGAACAGATGAAACAGGCTGCTGAAAAAACGACCCGGTTTGGAAAACTGCTTTCAGTAAAGCCCTTTGTGACAGGAACATACATCTATCTCAGGTTTTCCTATGATACAAAAGACGCAATGGGCATGAACATGGTGACCATAGCAACGGATGCTGTAATGCACCTAATAGAAGATGAGTTCGGCGCACACCCTGTTACCCTTTCAGGAAATATGTGTACTGACAAAAAACCTGCGTCCATAAGCGCCATCCTCGGGAGGGGGAAAACCGTAGTTGCTGAAGTGACCATTCCTCAGGAGATAGTCAAAGAGACTCTCAAATGCACGCCTGAATCAATGTTTGAGGTAAATTACAGTAAAAACCTTCTCGGTTCTGCAAGGGCAGGAGCCATGGGGTTCAACGCTCATGCTGCAAACATTATTGCTGCTGTATATCTTGCATGCGGGCAGGATGCTGCTCATGTTGTCGAAGGCAGCACAGCGATTACAAGTATGGAACTTACAAAGTATGAAGAAATCCATTGCTCTGTCACTCTTCCAGCCCTTCCCGTGGGTACGGTGGGAGGAGGGACCGGGCTTGGGACACAGAGAGACTGTCTCAATATCCTTGGTGTAGCAGGGGCAGGAGACACCCCCGGAATAAACTCGCGGAAATTTGCAGAAATCGTTGCTTCTGCAGTGCTTGCAGGAGAAATTTCCCTGATAGGAGCACAGGCAGCCGGACACCTGGCACGCGCTCATGCACAGCTCGGCCGCGGAAAGTTCTGA
- a CDS encoding MATE family efflux transporter translates to MELKTAADSNFSESEESPETKGVRILEGDPKKAIIKLAVPMIVAMSVQTLYQLIDTFWVSGLGADALAAMGFVFPFYFISMALSNGLGIGGGAAISRKIGARDKAGADNVAVHTIIIMMLLVLIFTIPFYVFAPHIFSLVGAGKTTDLAVAYARVIFLGSIVIFFTNVANSILRSEGDSKRAMYAMVLGAALNIVIDPIFIYTFKMGIAGAAWATLLSLAVSSAMMLNWLFFKKDTFVSFDFKDFSFEKSIINDIFRIAVPASAQQLSMSLSMLVLNLIIVNVSSTDGVAVYSTGWRVATIAVAPLVGIATAVVSVSGAAFGAKDFEKAKTAHTYAVKAGLLIEGGVAAFTFIFAPQIAAVFTQTEEAAHIAPDLIQFLRIICLFYPTVSLGMLSTSLFQGAGKGFSALTANLLRTIVFTPLFAAFFAFNLNMGQVGAWWGIVAGNAIGAGVVYVWVKLYLSTILKTGPLHKPFEQGI, encoded by the coding sequence ATGGAGCTTAAAACAGCAGCAGATTCAAACTTTTCTGAATCTGAAGAAAGCCCGGAAACTAAAGGCGTAAGGATTCTTGAGGGCGATCCCAAAAAAGCAATCATTAAACTTGCAGTCCCTATGATTGTTGCAATGTCCGTTCAGACTCTTTACCAGCTCATAGACACCTTCTGGGTCTCGGGGCTCGGAGCAGACGCACTTGCTGCAATGGGTTTCGTATTTCCATTTTATTTCATAAGCATGGCTTTATCCAACGGCCTGGGCATAGGAGGAGGAGCAGCCATCTCCCGAAAAATCGGAGCGCGGGATAAGGCAGGAGCAGACAACGTAGCCGTACATACGATTATAATAATGATGCTGCTCGTTCTCATATTTACCATACCTTTCTATGTTTTTGCCCCTCATATATTCTCACTTGTAGGAGCAGGGAAAACAACCGATCTTGCGGTAGCTTATGCGAGGGTAATATTTCTCGGGAGCATAGTGATCTTTTTTACTAACGTAGCGAACTCTATCCTCAGGTCCGAAGGGGATTCAAAGCGGGCAATGTACGCAATGGTCCTCGGGGCAGCCCTGAATATCGTTATTGATCCCATTTTCATATACACCTTTAAAATGGGGATTGCAGGTGCAGCCTGGGCAACACTGCTTTCTCTTGCGGTCTCCTCAGCCATGATGCTGAACTGGCTCTTTTTCAAAAAGGACACTTTCGTTTCCTTTGACTTTAAAGACTTCAGCTTTGAGAAAAGTATAATAAACGACATATTCCGGATTGCAGTCCCGGCTTCCGCACAGCAGCTTTCAATGTCGTTATCCATGCTCGTCCTCAACCTGATTATTGTGAACGTGAGCAGCACTGACGGAGTTGCAGTGTACTCCACAGGCTGGCGTGTTGCTACAATTGCAGTTGCCCCACTTGTAGGTATAGCAACTGCAGTAGTTTCTGTTTCCGGAGCCGCCTTCGGGGCGAAAGACTTTGAAAAAGCAAAAACAGCACATACCTATGCAGTGAAAGCCGGACTCCTTATAGAAGGCGGGGTTGCTGCATTTACTTTTATATTCGCCCCACAGATTGCAGCCGTTTTCACGCAGACGGAAGAAGCCGCTCACATAGCTCCGGATCTTATCCAGTTCCTGCGCATAATCTGCCTCTTCTATCCAACAGTTTCTCTCGGAATGCTCTCGACATCCCTATTCCAGGGGGCTGGAAAAGGCTTCAGCGCGCTTACCGCAAATCTCCTGAGAACCATAGTATTTACCCCGCTCTTTGCAGCTTTTTTTGCCTTCAATCTGAATATGGGCCAGGTAGGTGCCTGGTGGGGGATCGTTGCAGGCAATGCTATTGGAGCCGGGGTGGTCTATGTCTGGGTAAAGCTTTATCTCAGTACGATTCTGAAAACAGGGCCCCTGCATAAACCCTTCGAGCAGGGGATTTAA
- a CDS encoding MATE family efflux transporter, with protein sequence MSREAVEQKGQGEEDSKENRDQERKTETKSPHKVTEGVDILLGDPEKAVIKLSIPIIVAMGVQTIYSLTDTFWVAGLGADALAAVGFAFPFFVIQMALTGGLGVGGGAAISRRIGARDKAGADNVAVHTFVIMLVLTVVLTGIGLSLVRDLFVFSGAGETTPLGVAYARVLFAGSFVFFFTNVANSILRSEGDSKRAMQSMVLGSLLNVVLDPIFIYVLDLGVAGAALATVFSFSCSGLLMFYWFFIKKNTYISFAFRSFKFNRDIAKDIFRVAIPSSIEQVALALTALIMNYIIVNVSNTDGVAVYATAWRITSIAVSPLIGISISVVSISGAAFGERSYKKARSALLYATRTGFLVEAAVAVAVYIFAPYIAGAFTQAENTAQIAPELTRLLKIMTVFYPAVAFGMLSASLFQGAGKGTSALIATLLRSLILTPVFALLFAFTFGWGLSGVWWGLVMGTVVGSLVTFAWAQVYLRRMIKVEGEGEKC encoded by the coding sequence ATGAGCAGGGAAGCAGTAGAACAAAAGGGGCAGGGAGAGGAAGACTCAAAGGAAAACAGGGATCAAGAAAGAAAAACGGAAACGAAATCCCCTCATAAAGTTACAGAAGGCGTGGATATCCTCCTTGGGGACCCCGAAAAAGCTGTAATCAAGCTCTCCATTCCTATTATAGTTGCAATGGGTGTACAGACCATTTACAGCCTCACCGATACCTTCTGGGTCGCAGGCCTTGGTGCGGATGCCCTGGCTGCCGTAGGTTTTGCATTCCCTTTTTTTGTAATCCAGATGGCTCTTACAGGCGGGCTTGGAGTCGGTGGCGGTGCTGCAATTTCCCGCAGGATAGGGGCCAGGGATAAAGCCGGAGCGGACAATGTTGCAGTACATACATTTGTAATTATGCTGGTACTGACCGTTGTTCTCACAGGGATAGGGCTTTCTCTTGTGAGAGACTTATTCGTATTCAGCGGGGCAGGAGAAACTACTCCACTCGGAGTTGCGTACGCAAGGGTACTTTTTGCAGGCAGTTTTGTGTTCTTCTTTACAAATGTCGCAAACTCCATACTCAGGAGTGAAGGAGATTCAAAAAGAGCTATGCAGTCGATGGTCCTTGGATCTCTCCTGAACGTCGTCCTTGACCCGATTTTTATATATGTGCTGGACCTGGGAGTTGCAGGAGCAGCCCTTGCTACAGTATTCTCCTTCTCCTGTTCCGGACTGCTTATGTTTTACTGGTTTTTTATCAAAAAAAATACCTATATATCATTCGCTTTCCGTTCCTTCAAATTCAACCGGGATATTGCAAAAGACATTTTCAGGGTAGCCATACCTTCTTCAATAGAACAGGTTGCTCTCGCCCTTACTGCCCTGATAATGAATTATATTATAGTGAATGTCAGCAATACTGACGGGGTTGCTGTTTACGCTACAGCCTGGAGGATTACAAGCATTGCGGTTTCCCCTCTAATAGGAATTTCAATCTCCGTGGTCTCGATTTCGGGAGCAGCTTTCGGGGAAAGGAGTTATAAAAAAGCAAGAAGCGCTCTTCTTTATGCAACAAGGACAGGTTTTCTGGTAGAAGCAGCAGTCGCAGTTGCAGTATATATCTTCGCTCCGTATATTGCTGGCGCCTTTACGCAGGCAGAAAATACTGCCCAGATAGCCCCTGAACTGACAAGGCTGCTTAAAATCATGACCGTATTTTATCCGGCTGTTGCTTTCGGAATGCTCTCTGCCTCTCTTTTTCAGGGTGCGGGAAAGGGTACAAGCGCACTTATTGCCACACTCCTTAGAAGTTTGATACTGACGCCGGTATTTGCCCTGCTTTTTGCCTTTACATTCGGCTGGGGGTTGTCCGGAGTCTGGTGGGGGCTTGTTATGGGAACAGTTGTTGGGTCGCTGGTCACCTTTGCGTGGGCGCAGGTTTATTTGAGGCGCATGATAAAGGTAGAAGGAGAGGGAGAGAAGTGTTGA
- the thiD gene encoding bifunctional hydroxymethylpyrimidine kinase/phosphomethylpyrimidine kinase, with product MTEKTPMFKTPVVMTIAGSDSGGGAGIAADIKTFAAFGVHGTCAITSVTAQNTTGVLETFDLAPEAVASQIEAVCTDMDVKWAKTGMLASSEIIKEVAKQVKKHNLSLVLDPVMAAEAGGDLLKKEALSVLIKELLPLCKVTTPNASEAGALAGVTVKTHEDAKLAARKIADLGVESVIVTGGHIDATDLLYEPVSGTFTRIPGTFVKGGTHGSGCTYSASMAACLARGDSTETAARKAKTFVEQAILRSVPVGKGVGPVNPLANTLEEKERYLALQDVKEAVSILTYSPDFAKLIPEVGCNIGMAIPCARTYNEIAAVEGRIIRFREKAIPVGYVNFGASQHVARVILAALRENPEMRAAMNVKYSEEILEACREINPGISSFDRAEDPGDASTMEWGTSEAIRKYGGMPEVIYDKGAIGKEPMVRLLGKSASEVAKLAVELARRVK from the coding sequence ATGACAGAAAAAACCCCTATGTTTAAAACTCCTGTTGTGATGACTATCGCTGGTTCTGATTCAGGAGGGGGAGCAGGAATTGCTGCTGACATCAAGACCTTTGCAGCATTCGGAGTCCACGGGACCTGCGCCATTACTTCCGTAACCGCCCAGAATACTACAGGGGTTCTTGAAACATTTGATCTTGCTCCTGAAGCCGTTGCGAGCCAGATAGAGGCTGTCTGTACCGACATGGATGTTAAGTGGGCAAAAACCGGAATGCTTGCCTCTTCAGAGATCATAAAAGAGGTTGCAAAGCAGGTAAAAAAACATAATCTCTCCCTCGTGCTCGACCCTGTAATGGCTGCTGAAGCCGGAGGAGACCTGCTGAAAAAAGAAGCCCTTTCAGTCCTTATTAAAGAACTGTTACCTCTCTGCAAGGTTACAACTCCAAACGCCTCAGAGGCGGGCGCACTTGCAGGTGTCACTGTCAAGACCCATGAAGATGCAAAACTTGCGGCAAGAAAAATTGCAGACCTTGGGGTTGAATCCGTTATTGTTACGGGAGGGCATATCGACGCGACTGACCTCCTTTATGAACCTGTGTCCGGCACCTTTACACGCATTCCGGGCACTTTTGTAAAAGGAGGGACACATGGGTCTGGATGCACTTATTCCGCGTCAATGGCTGCCTGCCTTGCCCGGGGTGACAGCACGGAAACCGCTGCCAGAAAAGCAAAGACGTTTGTGGAACAGGCGATTTTGAGGAGCGTGCCTGTAGGAAAGGGAGTGGGACCTGTAAATCCTCTGGCAAATACACTTGAAGAAAAAGAGCGGTACCTGGCTCTTCAGGACGTAAAAGAAGCGGTTTCAATCCTCACATACAGCCCTGATTTTGCAAAACTAATCCCTGAGGTTGGCTGTAATATAGGGATGGCAATCCCATGTGCCAGGACTTATAATGAAATAGCTGCTGTCGAAGGCAGGATAATCAGGTTCAGGGAAAAGGCAATTCCCGTCGGATACGTTAATTTCGGAGCCAGCCAGCATGTTGCCAGGGTTATTTTAGCAGCTCTCCGCGAGAATCCTGAAATGAGGGCTGCCATGAATGTGAAATACTCGGAAGAAATTCTTGAAGCATGCAGAGAAATAAATCCTGGAATCTCTTCTTTTGACAGGGCTGAAGATCCTGGGGATGCCAGCACCATGGAATGGGGAACATCGGAGGCAATTAGAAAATACGGAGGAATGCCTGAAGTAATCTATGATAAAGGAGCAATAGGAAAAGAACCCATGGTCAGGCTGCTTGGTAAAAGCGCTTCAGAGGTCGCAAAGCTTGCCGTGGAACTTGCCAGGAGAGTAAAATAA